Proteins found in one Dermochelys coriacea isolate rDerCor1 chromosome 17, rDerCor1.pri.v4, whole genome shotgun sequence genomic segment:
- the MIS12 gene encoding protein MIS12 homolog translates to MSVNPMAYETQFFGFTPQTCMLRVYIAFQDYLFEMMLVVERVILKKLEGFPDSKISPFQIRKSTEKFLLFMKERFDHLFSKMEQMLLQLVLNIPKNVLLPEDKVHEQYPYSKEQFQTLQGEIDQLEKQYKVEVSAGQALLAELEEQKMVQAELEKTLQWFDGLENICREHGTSNLKESFAFLTQTSKKLQDILKEVEKKNKRLQKSNLHVV, encoded by the coding sequence ATGTCAGTGAATCCTATGGCATATGAAACCCAGTTCTTTGGTTTTACCCCTCAAACATGTATGCTTAGGGTCTACATTGCATTTCAAGACTACCTATTTGAAATGATGCTGGTTGTGGAAAGAGTCATTCTAAAGAAACTAGAAGGCTTTCCTGACTCTAAGATCAGTCCATTCCAAATCCGTAAGAGCACAGagaaatttcttctcttcatgaaGGAGCGCTTTGATCACCTCTTCAGCAAAATGGAACAAATGCTTTTGCAGTTGGTGTTAAACATCCCTAAAAATGTTTTACTTCCTGAAGACAAGGTCCATGAGCAGTACCCCTACAGTAAGGAACAATTTCAAACTCTTCAAGGTGAAATTGATCAACTAGAGAAACAATACAAGGTCGAAGTGTCTGCTGGACAGGCCCTGTTAGCAGAATTAGAAGAACAGAAAATGGTTCAGGCAGAGCTTGAGAAGACCCTCCAGTGGTTTGATGGGCTTGAGAACATATGCAGAGAGCATGGGACTAGCAATTTAAAGGAAAGCTTTGCATTCTTGACGCAAACTTCTAAGAAACTGCAAGATATACTAAAGGaagttgaaaagaaaaacaaaagattgCAAAAAAGTAATCTCCATGTAGTGTAA